In Anaerolineales bacterium, one DNA window encodes the following:
- a CDS encoding AzlD domain-containing protein, with amino-acid sequence MNIWLVMLIGGLITFGLRFSLIYLFGRFEVPQTMRRALHYVPPAVLSAIIVPELLIREGSLNFSLENIRLFAGIIAIMTAWVSRNTLLTILVGMAALLILGWMQG; translated from the coding sequence GTGAATATCTGGCTGGTCATGCTCATCGGCGGGTTGATCACCTTCGGGCTGAGATTCTCGCTCATTTATCTGTTTGGCAGGTTCGAGGTCCCGCAAACGATGCGGCGCGCATTGCACTACGTCCCGCCTGCGGTGCTGTCCGCCATCATCGTCCCCGAATTGCTCATCCGCGAAGGAAGCTTGAATTTTTCCCTTGAGAATATCCGTCTGTTCGCGGGCATCATTGCGATCATGACCGCATGGGTTTCGCGGAATACCCTGCTCACCATCCTGGTCGGGATGGCGGCTTTATTGATTTTAGGGTGGATGCAGGGTTAG
- a CDS encoding AzlC family ABC transporter permease, with amino-acid sequence MNESQKAFLDGVRAEIPLLIGVFPFGMIYGALALNAGLSVFASQMMSSIVFAGSAQFVTAQLVQDAAPGFVIILTIAVVNLRHMLYSASLAPYLRDLSMKWKVLLSYLLTDEAYAPSILKYEKEGEQPFSHWFVLGAGFSLWFTWQVSTALGIFLGARIPEELPLDFALPLTFIAMVVPILKKRPMIAAAVSAGTTALLAYSLPFRVGLILAALVGIVVGTVLEDKKGLL; translated from the coding sequence ATGAACGAATCCCAAAAAGCCTTCCTTGACGGAGTCCGTGCCGAAATCCCATTGTTGATCGGGGTGTTTCCTTTTGGCATGATCTACGGTGCGCTGGCGCTCAATGCGGGCTTGTCCGTGTTTGCCTCGCAGATGATGTCGTCCATCGTATTTGCGGGGTCGGCGCAATTCGTCACCGCGCAACTGGTGCAGGACGCCGCGCCGGGTTTTGTCATCATTCTTACGATTGCCGTGGTCAATTTGCGTCACATGCTCTACAGCGCATCCCTTGCGCCATACTTGCGCGACCTTTCCATGAAGTGGAAGGTGCTGCTCTCCTATCTGCTCACCGATGAAGCCTACGCGCCGAGTATTCTCAAATATGAAAAAGAGGGTGAGCAGCCATTTAGTCATTGGTTCGTGCTTGGCGCAGGATTTTCGCTGTGGTTCACCTGGCAGGTCAGCACTGCGCTCGGCATCTTCCTCGGCGCGCGCATCCCCGAAGAACTGCCGCTTGACTTCGCCCTCCCGCTCACATTCATCGCCATGGTCGTTCCCATCCTGAAAAAACGCCCGATGATCGCCGCTGCCGTCAGTGCGGGAACGACTGCCTTGCTCGCCTACAGCCTGCCGTTCAGAGTAGGGTTGATTCTTGCTGCGCTGGTCGGAATCGTCGTTGGCACGGTGCTTGAAGACAAAAAGGGGCTGTTGTGA
- a CDS encoding FAD-dependent oxidoreductase: protein MSDKTVTIIGAGMAGLSAAHELHKAGWKVTVLEARDRVGGRVHSIREFSDGLVAEGGGEYIDEDHARMIALAKEFNLPLGQVGSWQGQSGDWGAFDGRAGETDDVGLWGTNLQAEYQKMWVALAELGREVSDPANPVTALNARELDAKSTAQWIRAQDVHPLARAMFVNHIRSEYTCEPEDFSLLDLARNASLYYSDPNAWHSSYRVIGGNDQIPRAIADHLPDLRLNAVVTSVKVQAEGVTVKYKQLDSFHTIRSSFAILAVPLTVARMIDFHSSLPAAHQKLVDELSYGAVTKVMIEYRKRFWHEHGWNGRLYTDHPIGMTWDATSHLEHEHGILTAYTGGGPGAELSKLSDEERIKTAVAAIKTFFPASSDLIEQAHTVAWVNEPFTRCSYLALAPGQIMTHWQTLFTPAGRLYFAGEHATVIQGFMEGAVESGQRAARKIIENG from the coding sequence ATGAGCGATAAAACTGTCACCATCATCGGCGCAGGCATGGCGGGGCTTTCCGCCGCACATGAATTGCACAAGGCGGGTTGGAAGGTCACCGTGCTGGAGGCGCGGGACCGCGTGGGCGGGCGCGTGCATTCGATCCGCGAGTTCTCGGACGGACTGGTCGCCGAGGGCGGCGGCGAGTATATTGACGAAGACCATGCGCGCATGATCGCACTGGCAAAGGAGTTCAACCTGCCGCTTGGGCAGGTGGGCAGCTGGCAGGGTCAAAGCGGTGATTGGGGCGCGTTTGATGGCAGGGCTGGCGAAACTGATGACGTGGGGTTGTGGGGAACGAACCTTCAGGCGGAATATCAAAAGATGTGGGTTGCATTGGCGGAATTGGGCAGGGAGGTCAGCGACCCAGCCAATCCTGTAACCGCGCTGAATGCAAGGGAACTGGATGCGAAATCCACAGCGCAGTGGATTCGGGCGCAGGATGTCCATCCGCTGGCGCGCGCGATGTTCGTGAACCACATCCGTTCGGAATACACCTGCGAGCCCGAAGATTTTTCGCTGCTCGATCTGGCGCGCAATGCATCCCTGTATTACAGCGACCCGAACGCGTGGCATTCCTCCTATCGCGTCATCGGCGGCAACGACCAGATCCCGCGGGCGATTGCGGATCACCTGCCCGACCTGCGCTTGAACGCGGTAGTCACTTCGGTGAAAGTCCAAGCGGAAGGCGTGACCGTCAAATACAAGCAGCTGGATTCATTCCACACGATCCGTTCATCCTTTGCGATCCTTGCCGTCCCGCTCACCGTGGCGCGGATGATCGATTTCCATTCGTCATTGCCCGCCGCGCATCAAAAACTTGTGGATGAACTTTCCTACGGCGCGGTGACCAAGGTGATGATCGAATACCGCAAACGCTTCTGGCACGAACACGGCTGGAACGGACGCCTCTACACCGACCATCCAATCGGGATGACCTGGGACGCCACCAGCCACCTCGAGCATGAGCACGGCATCCTGACCGCCTACACCGGCGGCGGGCCCGGCGCAGAACTCTCGAAGCTATCCGATGAAGAGCGCATCAAAACCGCAGTCGCCGCCATCAAAACATTCTTCCCCGCTTCCTCCGACCTGATCGAACAGGCGCATACGGTTGCATGGGTCAATGAGCCGTTCACGCGCTGCTCCTACTTGGCGCTTGCACCCGGTCAGATAATGACACACTGGCAGACGCTATTCACCCCTGCGGGACGTTTGTATTTCGCAGGCGAGCACGCCACGGTCATTCAGGGATTCATGGAAGGCGCAGTGGAGAGCGGGCAGCGCGCGGCGAGGAAAATTATTGAAAACGGGTAG
- a CDS encoding 4Fe-4S binding protein yields MTLNPYAQRKILRTFEKIWVKLEGSVNRFTKSDFNPFYHLGTLTIFMLLVLIGTGIYLTAIYRPGLDVAYATVEKIDSNWFGSLMRSVHRYASDAMILLIILHLLKMLLSDRYWGSRWLAWTSGWIMLAVTWLVGTMGYWLIWDERAQWMTEYMMNTIAGTSGLTYVATDIASRTFSNFVIILFLHVFLPLIGFLGIYIHGLRLSRARWWSPRWVSVQAIIGLVILSLIKPVRSAAPADLSRLVESTPMDAYYLGFLPLIDAWGNVIFWGLAILAGGTLFLLPWLASGRDLGPASVTDPKCTGCTICYAECPFDAIRMVDRDDDSGYHKLAIINATQCTGCGICVGSCPTDAIDMAGGYNNEKIFNAVKGALHRERNEGNPVTVLFASHRDEALGGLPAGLSVSGANAPVTVSSWGENEAARVITAVLPSTSTVNIEWIKALENEGTRDIIILSHPYDDGIYREDAHWLLNRLQLRPALVKEGLHWLEATPGDAKAVEDFLNDLHENQNEKRPPVLPTVKERSKMIPSLVSGLVGTVLLLAIFALALPLDIPASMQAAQESVLRIAVDARGKISSANIPEGVTLPEGADAEKIFGGTHFPISVRVLADDEIILDETYIPSGISGNGRISALEFLEIMPGRHHIEILIKDDSDVYRSVYAGEVNFEKGRILILAYDESRDVFVLR; encoded by the coding sequence ATGACACTGAATCCCTACGCTCAACGCAAAATCCTGCGCACCTTCGAAAAAATTTGGGTAAAGCTCGAAGGCAGCGTCAATCGCTTCACCAAATCGGATTTCAATCCGTTCTATCATCTCGGCACGTTGACCATCTTTATGCTGCTTGTGCTGATCGGCACGGGAATTTATCTCACTGCCATCTACCGCCCTGGTCTGGATGTCGCCTATGCCACCGTTGAAAAAATAGACTCAAACTGGTTCGGCTCGCTCATGCGCAGTGTCCATCGCTACGCATCCGATGCGATGATCCTGCTCATTATTTTGCATCTGCTTAAAATGCTGCTCAGCGACCGGTACTGGGGTTCGCGCTGGCTGGCATGGACGAGCGGCTGGATCATGCTGGCTGTCACCTGGCTGGTGGGCACCATGGGCTACTGGCTGATCTGGGACGAGCGCGCGCAGTGGATGACCGAGTACATGATGAACACCATCGCGGGCACATCGGGTCTCACCTATGTTGCCACCGACATTGCCTCGCGCACGTTCTCCAATTTCGTCATCATCCTCTTCCTGCATGTCTTCCTGCCGCTGATCGGTTTCCTCGGAATTTACATCCACGGCTTGCGGCTTTCCCGCGCGCGCTGGTGGTCGCCGCGCTGGGTCAGTGTGCAGGCGATCATTGGGCTGGTTATCCTCTCGCTCATCAAGCCTGTCCGATCCGCCGCGCCCGCTGATCTTTCGCGGCTGGTCGAATCCACTCCGATGGACGCCTACTATCTCGGTTTTCTTCCGCTGATCGACGCGTGGGGCAACGTCATCTTCTGGGGACTGGCGATTCTCGCCGGCGGGACTCTGTTCCTGCTCCCCTGGCTCGCCTCGGGTCGGGACCTCGGACCTGCTTCTGTTACCGATCCGAAGTGTACGGGCTGTACCATCTGCTACGCCGAATGTCCGTTCGACGCCATCCGCATGGTGGACCGGGACGACGATTCGGGTTATCACAAACTCGCCATCATCAACGCCACGCAATGTACGGGATGCGGCATTTGCGTGGGATCATGTCCCACCGACGCAATTGACATGGCCGGCGGCTACAACAACGAGAAAATTTTCAATGCAGTTAAAGGCGCGCTGCATCGTGAAAGAAACGAAGGCAACCCTGTCACGGTTTTGTTTGCAAGTCATCGCGATGAAGCGCTGGGCGGTCTGCCTGCGGGATTAAGCGTCAGCGGAGCGAATGCTCCAGTAACCGTATCAAGTTGGGGCGAGAACGAGGCGGCGCGCGTCATCACGGCGGTGCTTCCGTCCACAAGCACGGTCAATATCGAATGGATCAAAGCGCTTGAAAACGAAGGCACGCGCGATATTATCATCCTTTCGCATCCCTACGATGACGGCATCTATCGCGAAGATGCGCATTGGCTCTTGAACCGTTTGCAGTTGCGTCCCGCACTCGTCAAGGAAGGGTTGCACTGGCTTGAGGCCACGCCCGGCGATGCGAAGGCAGTGGAAGATTTTTTGAACGACCTGCATGAAAATCAAAATGAAAAACGCCCGCCCGTTTTGCCAACCGTGAAGGAACGCAGCAAGATGATACCGTCACTTGTGAGTGGGTTGGTTGGGACTGTTTTATTGCTCGCGATCTTCGCGCTTGCTTTGCCGCTGGATATTCCCGCAAGCATGCAAGCCGCGCAGGAAAGTGTATTGCGCATTGCAGTGGATGCGCGAGGCAAGATTTCGTCTGCAAATATTCCAGAGGGCGTCACCCTGCCCGAAGGCGCGGATGCGGAAAAGATCTTCGGCGGCACGCACTTTCCCATCTCGGTGCGCGTACTTGCGGACGATGAGATCATCCTCGATGAAACCTACATACCGTCGGGCATCAGCGGCAACGGGCGTATCTCAGCGCTGGAATTTTTAGAGATCATGCCAGGCAGGCATCATATCGAAATTCTGATAAAGGACGATTCGGATGTATATCGTTCCGTTTATGCGGGGGAGGTCAATTTCGAAAAGGGACGGATACTCATCCTTGCATATGACGAAAGCAGGGATGTGTTTGTGTTGAGGTGA
- a CDS encoding cation-translocating P-type ATPase gives MTLATTSSPAKSLVTCSLCGLTTLHPLMDKAGDVFCCPSCREVAALLAETPAWEQEQIQVEGRSENVTMTLSGMWCSSCAWLVGEQLKRTRGVVDAQVSFIQHQANITYDTSITNHKSLKKRVRSLGYQATLPNEKPHDEEESFFTRLLIGGVMVLHDMVIGAGIYGRELFGLASPETQWLVDFFQIMMLATSIPVLLLLGLPILRAGFASLLRGQPNIHTLITIGTFSAFGLSVRNLIAGHGGLYFDTATMLIFLVSVGRWLELQAHASSNKAVARLLEQIPDKATVVTNAADKTVNISELQPGMRVRVRPGERFPVDGLVAIGEGDVDESILTGEPKPITHHEGDGVKAGTLNLDGSFEVITTAVGDSTTAGQIGRLLHEALWARSPLERLVDKLSAWMTVIAILLAATAFLIWNYLSGVETGLLVALSVLLIACPCALGLATPLTLWLSLGRAAESGAILRSTSALERLAKVDKIFFDKTGTLSQLPMRVQEIYMESASLLAAGASSLNPKYEFLQIVASIEHQSEHPLAKAIVEYAKENGVEFTTPKPFKALPALGVKAKLNGKQISIGSARLMSAEGLEISEEISKQVDVWKVAGLAVVHAGWDGQVRGILGLGETVRAEAKDVVSELQSRGLKLGVLTGDDSSAGKRWQKSLGIPVNAALSPDEKMAHLAENAAMVGDGINDGPALAAATVGLAMNNGTDVARTAADIVLMRDDLKVIPWLVDLSRESMKRVKQNLGWAVIYNVIGVGLAMAGLLQPIFSAFAMIASSIFVTTNAMRMNKFPLLYEEDTVVE, from the coding sequence ATGACACTAGCAACCACCTCCTCCCCCGCCAAATCCCTCGTCACCTGCTCCCTGTGCGGATTGACGACTCTGCACCCGCTCATGGACAAAGCCGGTGACGTGTTCTGCTGCCCATCGTGCAGGGAGGTGGCAGCCCTTCTGGCGGAGACTCCAGCCTGGGAGCAGGAGCAGATCCAAGTCGAAGGAAGAAGCGAAAACGTCACCATGACACTGAGCGGGATGTGGTGTTCGTCCTGCGCATGGCTGGTGGGCGAACAACTCAAACGCACCAGGGGTGTGGTGGACGCACAGGTGAGTTTCATCCAGCATCAGGCGAATATCACCTACGATACATCGATCACCAATCACAAGTCCCTCAAGAAGCGCGTGCGCTCGCTTGGGTATCAAGCCACGCTGCCAAACGAAAAACCGCACGATGAAGAGGAATCATTTTTCACGCGCCTGCTGATCGGCGGTGTGATGGTGCTGCATGACATGGTCATCGGCGCGGGGATTTACGGACGCGAACTATTCGGGCTGGCATCGCCTGAAACGCAATGGCTGGTGGATTTTTTCCAGATCATGATGCTGGCGACGAGCATCCCTGTCTTGCTGCTGCTGGGTTTGCCCATTTTGCGCGCGGGGTTTGCAAGCCTTCTGCGCGGACAGCCGAATATCCACACGCTCATCACAATTGGAACATTCTCGGCATTCGGGTTATCCGTCCGAAATTTGATCGCAGGACATGGCGGCTTGTATTTTGATACAGCCACGATGCTCATCTTTTTGGTCTCGGTCGGACGCTGGCTCGAATTGCAGGCGCACGCGTCCAGCAACAAGGCGGTGGCGCGGCTCTTGGAACAAATCCCCGACAAGGCTACCGTGGTGACAAACGCTGCCGATAAAACCGTGAACATCTCCGAACTTCAGCCTGGGATGCGTGTGCGTGTAAGACCCGGCGAACGCTTCCCCGTGGATGGTCTGGTTGCCATCGGTGAGGGCGATGTGGACGAATCCATTTTGACAGGCGAACCCAAACCGATCACCCATCATGAAGGCGATGGGGTCAAGGCAGGTACGCTCAATCTGGATGGCAGTTTTGAAGTCATCACAACAGCGGTGGGAGATTCCACCACGGCAGGGCAGATCGGGCGGTTGCTGCATGAAGCGTTATGGGCACGCTCTCCGCTCGAACGCCTCGTGGATAAACTCTCCGCATGGATGACCGTGATCGCGATTTTACTCGCGGCGACCGCATTTTTGATCTGGAACTATCTCTCCGGCGTGGAGACGGGCTTGCTGGTCGCATTGTCGGTGTTGCTGATCGCGTGTCCGTGCGCACTGGGGCTGGCAACCCCGCTGACATTGTGGTTATCGCTCGGGCGCGCAGCGGAGTCTGGCGCGATCCTGCGAAGCACATCCGCTTTGGAACGGCTGGCAAAAGTGGACAAGATCTTCTTCGATAAGACAGGTACGTTGAGTCAACTGCCGATGAGGGTGCAGGAAATTTATATGGAATCAGCCAGCTTGCTGGCGGCGGGAGCAAGCTCCCTGAATCCAAAATATGAATTCCTGCAAATCGTTGCTTCCATCGAACATCAATCCGAGCATCCGCTGGCGAAGGCGATCGTGGAATATGCCAAAGAGAACGGAGTTGAATTTACAACACCCAAACCCTTCAAAGCCTTGCCTGCGCTTGGCGTAAAGGCGAAGTTAAATGGAAAACAAATCTCCATTGGCTCGGCGCGGTTGATGTCTGCTGAAGGATTGGAAATATCTGAAGAAATCAGTAAACAAGTTGATGTATGGAAAGTGGCGGGGCTCGCGGTCGTCCATGCAGGTTGGGATGGGCAGGTCAGGGGCATCCTGGGGCTGGGGGAGACAGTCCGCGCGGAGGCAAAGGATGTGGTCAGCGAATTACAGTCGCGCGGATTGAAACTTGGCGTATTGACGGGTGACGACTCGAGCGCAGGCAAGAGATGGCAGAAGTCTCTGGGGATTCCCGTCAACGCCGCGCTCAGCCCTGATGAAAAGATGGCGCATCTCGCGGAAAACGCCGCGATGGTCGGCGACGGCATCAACGATGGACCTGCGCTCGCCGCCGCGACAGTCGGCTTGGCGATGAATAACGGCACGGATGTGGCGCGCACCGCCGCAGACATCGTTCTGATGCGCGACGATCTGAAGGTCATCCCCTGGCTGGTTGACCTTTCACGCGAATCCATGAAGCGTGTCAAACAGAATTTGGGCTGGGCGGTGATCTACAACGTGATCGGGGTCGGGCTGGCGATGGCTGGTTTACTGCAGCCCATCTTTTCCGCCTTTGCGATGATCGCCAGCAGCATCTTCGTCACGACCAATGCGATGAGGATGAATAAATTCCCATTACTGTACGAAGAAGACACGGTGGTTGAGTAG
- a CDS encoding sulfite exporter TauE/SafE family protein, with translation MLASFLLGLLGSLAHCAGMCSAVIILFGRQSIFQNKFAWLLAHAGRITTYSFLGLIFGMFGQTIFALDTLQASLSIIFGIVAFYMASAFIGLAPSPELMFSGLSQRWGKAIRSFKTASLPAAYLLGLLWGLLPCGLVLTALVAAMASGNALLGALTMFIFGVATIPSLFAVKWLAGKSISRIWSRGLASLVMMFFGFQFAMRGFASLGWVEHFALGPVMFW, from the coding sequence ATGCTCGCATCATTCCTTCTCGGTCTGCTCGGAAGCCTTGCTCATTGTGCGGGGATGTGCAGTGCCGTCATCATCCTTTTTGGCCGCCAGTCCATCTTTCAAAACAAATTCGCCTGGCTTCTCGCACACGCCGGACGCATCACCACCTATTCATTCCTCGGCCTTATTTTTGGTATGTTCGGTCAAACCATCTTCGCGCTCGACACATTGCAAGCGTCCCTCTCCATTATCTTTGGCATCGTCGCCTTTTACATGGCATCCGCTTTCATTGGATTAGCTCCCTCGCCCGAACTTATGTTTTCTGGATTATCCCAACGCTGGGGTAAGGCCATTCGCAGCTTCAAAACCGCTTCGCTCCCGGCCGCCTACCTGCTCGGTCTCCTGTGGGGGCTGCTACCCTGCGGCCTGGTCCTGACCGCGCTCGTCGCGGCGATGGCTTCGGGAAACGCGCTCTTGGGCGCATTGACCATGTTCATCTTCGGCGTTGCCACCATCCCCAGCCTGTTTGCCGTCAAATGGCTGGCAGGGAAATCCATCTCCCGCATCTGGTCGCGCGGACTGGCATCCCTCGTAATGATGTTCTTCGGCTTCCAATTCGCCATGCGCGGATTTGCCTCCCTCGGCTGGGTCGAACATTTCGCGCTTGGCCCAGTGATGTTTTGGTAA
- a CDS encoding cbb3-type cytochrome c oxidase subunit I — protein sequence MTALAPTTPWTAGAKDDYRVCGVTTLKVDMHAERLIIANAVMAVVCLLLGGIAALLIALTRWQAIHLLDAKWFYSLLTIHGIDMLVAWIVFFEMAGLHFGSTALLNARHAAPKLAWFGFILMVIGGLMVNFVVLFDTNSIVTFTAYVPLKAHPLFYLSYILFAVGALITVITFFINIVVAKREKRFEGSLPLAVFGLMTAAILAVYTLLQGAIAIVPAFFWSLGWIANYDPGIYRNFFWGFGHPAQQVNLAAMVAIWYMLAQMTTGIRPVNEKFSRLAFILYLFFINLGSAHHLLVDPGLTFAWKAVNTSYAMYLAVLGSMMHAFSIPAAIEIALRVKGYNKGLFGWLRNAPWGEPGFGGLFMSMMIFGWIGGVTGVTIGTEQINMLAHNTLRLPGHFHATVVGGTTTAFMAFTYYVIPLIFRKELKLKSWAKWQPYVFGGGTVLVSLGMITSGLQGVSRRNWDITFAGVVPGTVDLTLAIFGIGALIAVTGGIMYLTVVLVSVFTGPRLEAGQLLLVGGKENPLLESTKLTDEQMEHPKNQPKGTLVLVFAFLAWFAIYYLSNWWLLGRTWYIR from the coding sequence ATGACAGCTCTCGCACCCACAACCCCCTGGACTGCCGGCGCGAAGGACGATTATCGCGTCTGCGGCGTGACCACCCTCAAAGTGGACATGCATGCCGAACGCCTGATCATCGCCAATGCGGTCATGGCGGTGGTCTGCCTTTTACTGGGCGGGATCGCGGCTTTGTTGATCGCGCTCACCCGCTGGCAGGCGATCCACCTTTTGGATGCCAAATGGTTCTACAGCCTGCTGACCATCCACGGCATCGACATGCTCGTGGCATGGATCGTATTCTTCGAGATGGCCGGCCTGCACTTCGGTTCGACCGCCCTGTTGAACGCACGCCATGCCGCGCCAAAACTTGCATGGTTTGGTTTCATTCTGATGGTCATCGGCGGCTTGATGGTCAACTTTGTTGTCCTGTTCGACACCAACAGCATTGTGACCTTCACCGCCTATGTACCGCTCAAGGCACACCCCTTGTTCTACCTGAGCTACATCCTGTTCGCGGTTGGCGCGTTGATCACGGTCATTACGTTCTTCATCAACATCGTGGTCGCCAAACGCGAAAAACGTTTTGAAGGTTCGCTTCCACTGGCAGTCTTTGGCTTGATGACTGCCGCCATCCTGGCCGTCTACACCCTGCTGCAGGGCGCCATTGCCATCGTGCCGGCCTTCTTCTGGTCGCTGGGGTGGATAGCAAATTACGACCCCGGCATCTACCGCAACTTCTTCTGGGGGTTTGGCCATCCCGCCCAGCAGGTCAACCTTGCCGCGATGGTCGCCATCTGGTATATGCTCGCGCAGATGACCACCGGGATCCGCCCGGTCAATGAGAAGTTCTCGCGCCTCGCCTTCATCCTGTACCTGTTCTTCATCAATCTTGGCTCTGCCCACCACCTGCTGGTTGACCCCGGTCTCACCTTCGCATGGAAAGCCGTCAACACCTCCTATGCCATGTACCTAGCTGTGCTCGGCTCGATGATGCATGCCTTCTCCATCCCGGCCGCCATCGAAATTGCCCTGCGTGTGAAAGGCTACAACAAGGGACTCTTTGGCTGGCTGCGCAACGCGCCCTGGGGTGAACCCGGCTTCGGCGGGTTGTTCATGTCCATGATGATCTTCGGCTGGATCGGCGGCGTGACCGGCGTCACCATCGGCACCGAGCAGATCAACATGCTGGCACATAACACCCTGCGCCTGCCCGGTCACTTCCACGCCACCGTTGTCGGCGGCACGACCACCGCCTTCATGGCCTTCACCTACTATGTCATCCCGCTCATCTTCCGCAAAGAACTCAAACTCAAGAGCTGGGCAAAATGGCAGCCATATGTCTTCGGCGGCGGCACCGTACTGGTTTCGCTGGGCATGATCACCAGCGGGCTTCAGGGCGTCTCCCGCCGCAACTGGGATATCACCTTCGCAGGCGTCGTGCCCGGCACCGTGGACCTCACCCTTGCCATCTTCGGTATCGGCGCGTTGATCGCGGTGACAGGCGGCATCATGTACCTGACTGTCGTCCTGGTCTCCGTGTTCACCGGTCCGCGCTTGGAAGCGGGGCAACTGCTCCTCGTTGGCGGAAAAGAGAATCCCCTGCTCGAATCCACCAAACTGACCGATGAGCAGATGGAACATCCCAAGAACCAACCCAAAGGCACGCTCGTTCTGGTCTTCGCCTTCCTCGCCTGGTTTGCGATCTACTACCTCAGCAATTGGTGGTTGTTGGGTCGTACCTGGTACATTCGGTAA
- the tpx gene encoding thiol peroxidase has protein sequence MSTVRTDAFKIGDNFVTLLGDEVKVGDAAPEFTSVIMGWAKLNPLQESKGKVIILSAVPSLDTDTCDRETRRFNEEAAKLSDEIVIYTVSTDFPMAQKRWCGATGVDKVKVVSDVVEAEFGVKYGILIKERRYLRRSVFIVGRDGKLAYVNYLPALGEEPNYEEVIQAAKKALG, from the coding sequence ATGTCAACTGTTCGTACTGATGCATTCAAAATTGGGGATAATTTCGTCACCCTGCTGGGCGATGAAGTGAAGGTGGGCGATGCCGCCCCCGAATTCACTTCTGTGATCATGGGCTGGGCGAAGCTCAACCCGCTTCAGGAATCCAAGGGAAAGGTCATCATCCTTTCCGCTGTGCCTTCGCTGGATACTGATACATGCGACCGCGAGACCCGCCGCTTCAATGAGGAGGCCGCCAAACTAAGCGATGAGATCGTCATCTACACCGTCAGCACGGATTTCCCCATGGCTCAGAAGCGCTGGTGCGGCGCGACAGGCGTGGACAAGGTGAAGGTTGTTTCAGATGTGGTGGAGGCGGAGTTCGGCGTCAAATACGGCATCCTGATCAAGGAACGCCGTTACCTGCGCCGTTCGGTCTTTATCGTGGGGCGTGACGGCAAGTTGGCCTATGTCAACTATCTGCCGGCGCTTGGCGAGGAGCCAAATTACGAGGAAGTGATCCAGGCCGCGAAGAAGGCATTGGGATAA
- the rfbB gene encoding dTDP-glucose 4,6-dehydratase: MNIVLVTGGAGFIGSNFIHHVLRVEPDVRIINFDVLTYAGSLENLKDVSEEPRYTFVRGDICDTDFVEKLLDEHAIDTIVHFAAESHVDRSILGPRQFIETNVMGTFSMLEAARRIWLQHRNLPLETVRFHHVSTDEVFGSLAPAEPAWTEETPYAPSSPYAASKASSDHLVRSYGHTYGLPFTITNCSNNYGPWQFPEKLIPLMILNAVEGKPLPVYGDGQQIRDWLHVQDHCEAIHLVLKKGVVGSTYNIGGENQPANLTIVETICEILDEVLPSSPHKPHKKLIQFVKDRPGHDRRYDMDTYKISTELGWRPRHTLAEGLLDTVNWYLSHPEWVTAIRGQHKYQGWLDANYKSR; encoded by the coding sequence ATGAACATTGTGCTGGTTACAGGCGGAGCCGGGTTTATCGGCTCGAATTTTATTCACCATGTATTGCGCGTCGAACCTGATGTCAGGATCATCAATTTTGACGTACTGACCTACGCGGGCAGCCTCGAAAACTTAAAAGATGTTTCGGAAGAACCTCGCTACACGTTTGTTCGGGGGGATATTTGTGATACCGACTTCGTTGAGAAGTTATTGGACGAACATGCCATTGATACGATCGTACATTTTGCCGCCGAGTCTCATGTCGATCGTTCCATCCTGGGTCCCAGGCAATTCATCGAAACCAATGTCATGGGAACCTTCTCGATGCTCGAGGCGGCGCGCAGGATTTGGCTGCAACATAGGAACCTTCCGCTCGAAACTGTCCGCTTCCATCATGTGTCCACGGATGAGGTTTTTGGTTCATTGGCGCCCGCTGAACCCGCATGGACCGAGGAAACACCTTATGCACCCAGCTCGCCCTACGCGGCCTCCAAGGCATCCAGCGATCATCTCGTCCGCTCATACGGGCATACCTATGGATTGCCGTTCACGATCACCAATTGCTCCAATAATTACGGCCCCTGGCAATTCCCCGAAAAGCTCATCCCGCTTATGATCCTGAATGCCGTTGAGGGCAAACCCCTGCCTGTCTATGGGGATGGACAGCAGATCCGTGACTGGCTGCATGTGCAGGACCACTGCGAAGCGATCCATCTTGTCCTGAAGAAGGGCGTGGTTGGTTCAACGTATAATATCGGCGGTGAGAATCAACCTGCCAATCTGACCATTGTCGAAACCATCTGCGAGATCCTGGATGAAGTGCTTCCCAGTTCACCGCATAAACCCCACAAAAAATTGATCCAGTTCGTGAAGGACCGTCCCGGACATGACCGCCGCTACGATATGGACACATACAAGATCAGCACGGAACTGGGCTGGCGCCCGCGTCACACCCTCGCCGAAGGCCTGCTCGATACGGTCAACTGGTATCTCTCCCATCCGGAATGGGTGACCGCCATCCGCGGGCAGCACAAGTATCAGGGCTGGCTGGATGCGAACTACAAATCACGGTAA